A portion of the Luxibacter massiliensis genome contains these proteins:
- a CDS encoding carbohydrate ABC transporter permease: MKKRKNLLWSIAFILPALSLVFVFLLYPVFEAVQLSFYKWTGIASAKPVFVGLENYKAIFQAPNFWLSMRNSLFFMIGGFLILMPLAFLLAKIITSHIRGVKFFKVSYYLPVMLPVTAVGLIWVYMLQPDWGLVNSLLEKIGLSEWALNWLGTPTVNVIAVVLVNEWIFAGFNMLIFAAGLVSIPQDVYESAKIDGANKFKTLVYITLPLMKESFKVFSVLCICGCLKTFDLMFAMTGGGPNHTSEVPATLLYTEAFSSKNFGRGNAIGVVILVLGLALSIGLNKAMKSED; encoded by the coding sequence ATGAAGAAAAGAAAGAATCTGCTCTGGTCCATTGCATTTATTTTGCCGGCGCTCAGCCTAGTGTTTGTATTTCTTTTGTACCCAGTGTTCGAGGCTGTGCAGCTTTCCTTTTATAAGTGGACAGGAATCGCCAGTGCAAAACCTGTGTTTGTCGGACTGGAGAACTATAAAGCCATATTCCAGGCGCCAAATTTCTGGCTGTCTATGAGAAATTCACTGTTTTTTATGATAGGTGGGTTTTTGATATTGATGCCGCTGGCATTTCTGCTTGCAAAGATTATTACATCTCATATCCGCGGTGTTAAGTTTTTTAAAGTGTCATATTATCTGCCGGTGATGCTCCCTGTTACAGCCGTGGGCCTGATTTGGGTATATATGCTTCAGCCTGACTGGGGGCTGGTCAACTCGCTTCTTGAGAAGATAGGGCTGAGTGAGTGGGCGCTTAATTGGCTGGGAACGCCCACGGTGAATGTTATTGCCGTTGTACTGGTTAATGAATGGATATTTGCCGGGTTTAATATGCTGATTTTCGCGGCAGGACTGGTGTCTATTCCCCAGGATGTGTATGAATCTGCCAAGATAGACGGCGCGAACAAGTTCAAAACGCTGGTCTATATTACCCTGCCGCTGATGAAAGAATCATTTAAAGTATTTTCGGTACTTTGTATATGCGGCTGCCTTAAGACCTTTGACCTGATGTTTGCCATGACCGGGGGAGGGCCTAACCATACTTCTGAAGTTCCGGCCACTCTGCTCTATACAGAGGCGTTCAGCTCTAAGAATTTTGGGCGGGGCAATGCCATAGGAGTTGTGATACTTGTCCTGGGACTGGCGCTGAGTATTGGCCTGAATAAGGCGATGAAATCTGAAGACTAA
- a CDS encoding alpha-L-fucosidase, which translates to MDGRFKRVEWMMDARFGLFIHWGLYCINGVTEWKRSYERLTIEEYEPYFEEFDPVDFDPKAWAKMAREAGMRYAVLTVKHHEGFCLFDSKYTEYKSTNTKCGRDLAREFAEAFRAEGLKVGFYYSLFDWHHPDYHHYGDLYHPMRDNEAYKDYTYDFDKYLMYMHNQIRELLTDYGKIDILWFDNSYGDMRGEKWKATELVRMIRKLQPDIVLNNRLECNASAKGSISTENPTEYAGDFVAPEQIVPPEGILDDMGNDLPWEACCTMNNSWCYTPNPYNYKDARCLIRKLVECVSKGGNLLVNIGPNARGKFPKPAVRVLQDMAEWFEDYGRSIWGCGKAGLGKPDWGYYTRRGKMVYAHLLQQEIGPVALNIPTDRIKRIRRVSDGSEVLIVRPWVTELFPEYTFINFQEPIQGTFLLENDIDTVLEIELK; encoded by the coding sequence ATGGACGGGAGATTTAAGAGAGTAGAGTGGATGATGGACGCCAGATTTGGACTGTTTATTCATTGGGGACTTTATTGCATCAATGGAGTAACAGAATGGAAGCGTTCTTATGAGCGCTTGACAATTGAGGAATATGAGCCTTATTTTGAGGAATTTGACCCTGTGGATTTTGATCCTAAGGCGTGGGCGAAAATGGCCAGAGAAGCAGGTATGCGTTACGCTGTCCTTACGGTAAAACATCACGAAGGATTTTGCCTGTTTGATTCAAAATATACAGAGTATAAATCGACCAATACAAAATGCGGGAGGGACCTGGCCAGAGAGTTTGCAGAAGCGTTTCGGGCAGAAGGGCTGAAAGTGGGGTTCTACTATTCACTGTTTGACTGGCATCATCCAGATTATCACCATTATGGCGACCTGTACCATCCCATGAGGGACAATGAGGCATATAAAGATTACACATATGATTTTGATAAATATCTTATGTACATGCACAATCAGATTCGTGAATTGCTCACAGATTACGGAAAGATAGATATTCTTTGGTTCGACAATTCATACGGGGATATGCGCGGAGAGAAATGGAAAGCAACAGAACTGGTACGTATGATCAGGAAGCTGCAGCCAGATATTGTGCTGAATAACCGGCTGGAATGTAATGCATCGGCCAAGGGCAGTATCAGTACCGAGAATCCCACCGAGTATGCGGGGGATTTTGTGGCCCCAGAACAGATCGTTCCCCCGGAAGGGATTCTGGACGATATGGGAAACGATCTTCCATGGGAAGCGTGCTGTACAATGAATAATAGTTGGTGTTATACGCCAAATCCATATAATTATAAAGATGCCAGATGCCTGATAAGAAAGCTGGTTGAATGCGTCAGCAAGGGCGGAAACCTGCTTGTAAATATCGGGCCCAATGCAAGAGGGAAATTCCCCAAACCTGCTGTGAGAGTATTGCAGGATATGGCGGAGTGGTTCGAGGACTATGGCAGATCTATTTGGGGATGTGGAAAAGCAGGCCTTGGGAAACCTGACTGGGGATATTATACAAGGAGAGGCAAAATGGTATATGCCCATCTGCTTCAGCAGGAGATAGGGCCGGTGGCGCTGAATATTCCTACTGACAGAATCAAAAGAATACGGAGAGTGTCGGATGGGTCAGAAGTATTGATTGTCCGGCCATGGGTGACAGAACTGTTTCCGGAGTATACGTTTATTAATTTTCAGGAACCGATCCAGGGGACATTTCTTTTGGAAAATGACATAGATACTGTGCTGGAGATCGAACTTAAATAA
- a CDS encoding ABC transporter substrate-binding protein, with product MRKGWKKAIACTLGLTMILSLTACGGGSKDSKSSGTGEGNEIEIRLTSRWGGEETLSQYFNEKIEEFNGLDNGITIVADNVTDEQQYFDKLSSQFGAGTQPNVFINYGGTSIQDYIEGGVLLDLEPYFEEDTEWRDSFLPLFENWQEDDATYGVPVMLYQILLYYNKDILSENGLEAPETIEELEAACEKLTGAGVVPFQLGESSNFRAGHLLNNLCYKAYGEDIAQKLADREINYDSQEMLDMYALIQEWNGKGFFGSNPLSVDNNGEKAAFLSGQSAFRYDGAWFVGEITGTEVDGAADVTAFPYFADKEEYKTCVQGGSGQGFSITDSGDEAVNDAAVEVVKYLTSQEYYAGLEKASNGGIYPVKFESDPETEIDDMTVKIKGIVDEATAFHGDMQEVDPETHMLNTVRTALQGLFLDGTPESCGSEITAQEEVK from the coding sequence ATGAGAAAAGGATGGAAAAAGGCAATTGCATGTACACTTGGTTTAACAATGATTTTGTCACTGACAGCCTGCGGAGGCGGAAGCAAAGATTCAAAGAGCAGTGGGACGGGGGAAGGAAATGAAATTGAAATCCGTCTTACATCCAGATGGGGAGGTGAGGAAACACTTTCGCAGTATTTCAATGAAAAGATAGAAGAATTTAACGGACTTGATAATGGGATTACGATAGTTGCAGATAATGTCACCGATGAGCAGCAGTATTTTGATAAATTGAGCTCCCAGTTTGGTGCAGGTACCCAGCCTAATGTATTTATTAATTATGGCGGGACAAGTATTCAGGATTACATAGAAGGCGGCGTCCTGCTGGATTTAGAGCCGTATTTTGAAGAGGACACTGAATGGAGAGATTCTTTCCTGCCCTTGTTTGAGAATTGGCAGGAAGACGACGCCACATATGGCGTTCCGGTGATGCTTTATCAAATTTTACTTTATTACAATAAAGATATATTAAGTGAAAACGGACTTGAGGCGCCTGAGACAATCGAAGAACTGGAGGCCGCATGTGAGAAGCTTACTGGGGCGGGAGTTGTTCCTTTCCAGTTGGGAGAAAGCAGTAATTTCCGTGCAGGCCATTTGCTCAACAATCTGTGCTATAAGGCCTATGGAGAGGATATCGCTCAGAAGCTTGCGGACAGGGAGATTAACTACGACTCACAGGAAATGCTGGATATGTACGCTCTCATCCAGGAGTGGAATGGAAAAGGCTTTTTTGGAAGCAATCCCCTGAGTGTTGATAATAACGGTGAAAAGGCGGCGTTCCTTTCCGGGCAGAGCGCTTTTAGATATGATGGGGCGTGGTTTGTGGGAGAAATTACAGGCACGGAAGTGGATGGAGCCGCAGATGTTACGGCATTTCCATATTTTGCTGACAAAGAAGAGTATAAGACATGTGTGCAGGGTGGATCCGGCCAGGGATTTTCTATTACAGACAGCGGCGACGAAGCGGTAAATGACGCGGCAGTTGAAGTCGTGAAATATTTAACTTCCCAGGAGTACTATGCAGGACTTGAGAAGGCAAGCAACGGAGGGATTTATCCGGTGAAATTTGAATCGGATCCAGAAACAGAGATTGATGATATGACCGTGAAAATCAAGGGGATTGTAGATGAGGCCACAGCGTTCCATGGAGATATGCAGGAGGTTGATCCGGAAACTCATATGCTCAATACAGTCAGGACAGCACTGCAGGGACTTTTCCTTGACGGAACCCCGGAAAGCTGCGGAAGTGAGATTACAGCCCAGGAGGAAGTGAAGTAA